In a genomic window of Cerasicoccus sp. TK19100:
- a CDS encoding substrate-binding domain-containing protein, whose product MPRKKGQQVIKLEKEILKLLKDGNWDPSNPLPVTRDLADKFGVSNVTAHRVLRRFNKEGLVWRSDSGRYFLPSGREMAERPKPVFCLVRELTARHVSYRLMLQGFSRQCAEARRSLLFPSDVRLVTLTEPEEAPQFQNSVEQLKSFRRVLRTNPQSQHGFLLDHLWHEDVLDHCVDDLRNAVLLWRSTKVEGISSVSIDYDTAGRQAISHLLDQNYERIIIAIPFKGDSAVDQMAEAGEKAARELTQFNPEDVCLATNNRERQQLVELIRNAPERIGIFCLEDSVCKLLLDTIRLAGIRCPEKVGIISGMGTEIAHLGGLSTVDIPFVEMGSVAGKLIGDRIKQNKVLPTKVIRNLTT is encoded by the coding sequence ATGCCGCGAAAAAAAGGACAACAAGTCATCAAACTGGAAAAAGAAATCCTGAAGCTTCTGAAGGACGGGAACTGGGACCCCAGCAACCCGCTACCCGTCACGCGGGATCTGGCGGACAAGTTCGGTGTGTCCAATGTGACTGCCCATCGCGTCTTGCGCCGCTTCAACAAGGAAGGCTTAGTCTGGCGCAGCGACAGCGGTCGCTATTTCCTGCCCAGTGGACGCGAAATGGCAGAACGCCCCAAACCCGTGTTCTGCTTGGTGCGCGAGCTCACCGCGCGGCATGTAAGCTATCGACTAATGCTCCAAGGATTTAGCAGACAGTGCGCCGAGGCACGTCGCAGCCTGCTGTTCCCATCAGATGTCCGCCTAGTCACTCTGACCGAACCAGAGGAGGCCCCTCAGTTCCAAAACTCCGTGGAACAGCTCAAGTCATTTCGACGAGTGTTGCGCACCAACCCGCAAAGCCAACATGGCTTTCTACTCGACCATCTTTGGCACGAAGACGTGCTCGACCACTGCGTCGACGACCTGCGCAACGCAGTCCTCCTGTGGCGATCGACAAAGGTCGAGGGCATCTCTTCGGTCAGTATCGATTACGACACGGCAGGCCGCCAGGCGATCAGTCACCTTCTGGACCAGAACTACGAGCGGATCATCATCGCGATTCCCTTCAAGGGTGACTCAGCCGTCGACCAAATGGCCGAGGCAGGCGAAAAGGCCGCCCGCGAACTGACCCAATTCAATCCGGAGGACGTTTGCCTGGCCACAAACAACCGGGAACGCCAACAGCTGGTCGAACTCATCCGCAACGCCCCCGAGCGCATTGGAATTTTCTGTCTGGAAGACAGCGTCTGCAAACTCCTTCTCGATACCATCCGCTTGGCCGGCATCCGCTGCCCGGAAAAAGTCGGCATCATCTCCGGAATGGGAACCGAGATCGCTCACTTGGGCGGATTGTCCACAGTCGATATCCCCTTCGTCGAAATGGGATCGGTCGCGGGAAAACTTATTGGTGATCGCATCAAACAGAACAAAGTGCTGCCAACCAAAGTGATCCGCAACTTGACCACCTAA